The genomic interval attttatattttatgtcaaaatattgctttgAAGCCTTGCTTacaactcgaaaagtgtttaatgaaaaaacattttatcatatagtgttttggaaagctctcaagataagctacaagaatatgcatgaatatatagggtgttccatttaagaaattaaaaatgaccttcacgtgaccttcatgtgactcttcaaggttaAACTAATGGccatcttatgtccccctagaaaccatacaacttttgtctaaaacattttttcgaattttccatatttttttgagatattttactgaaggaattaaaatgggacaccctgtatatatttcgaatatcaGTTCAATATGTCTTTTCTAAGAAAGTGGATTCACAACGAGATCTACTACGCAGCATAATTTCATCGCTTTCACTTCTTTATGATCCATTGTTTTGCTTGATCATTTGTGTGCACACacacgtgtatgtatatgtgtatatacagggtgagtcAATTAAAGTGTtacaaacttatataaaaaacaaaacaatttagaaaaaaatgtttcatacaaAAGTTTTGTGACTTCGAGGAGAACATAACATGATATCATTGATTTGATTTTGAATAATCGTTTGAAGGTTACATAAAGGAcactttaactttttttaatggaacttCTTgcattgcatattcttgtaacttacaattagctcgagagctttttaaaatactagtaataaaatatttttttattaaacacttATTTTTGTCATGAGAAGTTCAAAAGTTACAgtactttgaaataaaatacaaaatatcttgtaaaatattccaGCTTTCGGTAATCTtatctaaatacatttatgcacagaataatgacgAGACAAttagtataaagaaaatacatagttgtcctgaagaaaaaatataaatttgccaCGAGCACttacatattctttttagttacaaaatttttttctctaaatataaatactttgtttctgagatataaaatttgtaacacTTTAACTGACTCACCCTGTAGATACAGAGTAAGGCACTTAAAACGaatcaaatattaacatatattcgatttaattttgCTCTCCCAAGCATATATAGCAAGTTTTTGAGAGAACTGTATTTGCTTACCTTCATAAATGTTGTTCTAAATGATCACCTTGCATCTGAACACTTatgtaaaaaagtttcaacgtattaatttattttacctaTCATCTACAAAATGCCCattgataatattgaaatacttTGTCAGAGAATTGAATAAGTTTTCCGATAAATATCTGAGAACCACCTGTAaggatttaagaaaataaagagattaatgttaaaacatgTATAGCCATATTCAGATGCAAAATGATTATCTTAAACAcctcttgtaaaaataaacaaatacagGATTCTCTATAATTCGGAAACAAGATCGGATCATATATGTTTAGATCCTAGATttttacaaagagaaaaatgcgcactatctttttcaaaaatatatttttaaaaaatatacttacagCAATAAaaggtacaaaaaatatacttatgaaGCATTTGATGTACATTATATCGTATTCGGCGGACAATCCCTAGAGAACTGATCGCTCGAACGCGTTCAATCTCGTGTGATAGTCTCTCACTTTCCCCATGATtgaattctatttttctttttttcttttttttatcagttcAATAGAGTTTTCTTTCACGAAGGAACTTATTCGTAACAATGATCACGGAAATCCGatcagtataattaaaaaaattgcataaaaagaGCAGTCAAGCGGATCTCCGTCCGGAGGCatggaacaatatttttttgttttgctaCAATTGTTCATCTGTCAACTTATCTTACTGATGATGTGTAAGCATTTATAGTGATACTATATAAGCATTTGTAGTGGTACCATATAAGCATTTgtagttaaaaaagaaagagttttATTTAGAAGAATAGAATCTACTACGAAATGATCAAAGTGATTTTTATTGCACTGTGTTGCTTGTTTCTGGTAAAATCAACGATCGTAAGTGATTGCACGAAAGAGATATCGCAATATCAAATCTATACtgcaacataaaatattttgaaaaatttgtaattaatgttacaaaagagagaatatttttacgcattttattatatatattatagctaAAGTATAATGCGTTGGATAAGTTTAttacaatcaaaattaaagtatactGTTCGGACAATTTTCAACTCTCAAAAACAATGTATCAGTTatgactaataaaatatttatgattaaatatagaatttagtGCGAAAATTTGCGAATTAGACCACTAAAAATCTATCaaatctttcaattatttatttaatattaacaattttttacattgttaaataattccaTCTCagaattcataaatttaaaatagcggAATTAATATCCCAGAcagcacaaaatatttataactatttaaatattttataaacatttatcaaagtattttataaatatttttaagattttagattgaatagatcataaatatttacgataaatatttttgcaaatatttgagaaatatttacaaaatataataactataaatatttatttttcacttttcataaatatattatataaaatatttcatctatatcttaaaaatatgtcgaataaagatttttataaaatatgcataaaatatttatctaatatttcaaaataatatattatcataaatatttataaatatttatcataaatattgtgtgctgTCTGGGGTGTGTatgctaaaattaaaaaatggattcttggaaaaaaagaaaaaaaaatatatatatacatatatggggTGTGTaagctaaaattaaaaaatatatatatatttttttttctttttttccaagaatccattttttaattttagcatACACACCCCAGAcagcacacaatatttatgataaatatttataaatatttatgataatatattattttgaaatattagataaatattttatgcatattttataaaaatctttattcgacatatttttaagatatagatgaaatattttatataatatatttatgaaaagtgaaaaataaatatttatagttattatattttgtagatatttctcaaatatttgcaaaaatatttatcgtaaatatttatgatctattcaatctaaaatcttaaaaatatttataaaatactttgataaatgtttataaaatatttaaatagttataaatattctataaatattttgtgctgTCTGGGATATTAATTCcgctattttaaatgtatacacccagcttttatataacaaaatatataacaatagtttttagcaatattattaactgcaaattttttaaaattgtgacATATGAATAAGCAGCACACacaatttggaaaaaaatcgaaatccTATTTAGCAgctaaaaaactataaaagaaattattggaTGGTTTttgcatttgaaaaaattattttttttcaactatatatataattactttaattgttaaactcacaataaattttcctATGCCTGCAGTCGTTAAAATGCAAAACAGGTGTCCAACAGACAAATCAATTCCGAAAGATCCTGCAAGTTTGCAAGAAACGATCgagtgataataattatagccATGACTCCTCACTGAATGGTGAAGACAACAATGATGATGATGAGAATGATGACTCTTTGGGTGCTAATATTGACACAAAATTCTTCTTGATTGGTGGAAATAAATTCTACAACACGCAATCTTGGGAGGATTCAAATAACAATCGGTAATGTAAAAAGActttaactaaatatataattttaatatatgattagatgatcaacaataacaataattactaataaataactaataataaaaataaattatcattaggATCTTTTCATATGTCGCTCTACATTTTGTTTCGGATGATATAATGACATCATGCAGTCACTAATATTAACGAGATATGTAATGTTATCGTTGATTTttccaattataaataaagttttatcagatagcaagcacacgacattttgacgtcaaaatatgaTCAGTTCGAACCAAATATGACGTGATGTAATAACGTAAAAATGACTGAAAAATGACGAACTAATGTCACAGACCGATTACGACAtttcaagacgttaaaaagACGTGACTTTATGACTATTTTAGGCCTATTagtgacgttttaatgacatatttgatcatgaatcttttcctctagcgtgaactcgtgaaaagtgaaaaatgtattcacaaatattgaattcgttaatgaaattttttacttttcacgagttcacgctagaggaaaagattcatgatcaaatgtcatgATCAAGTCCCAGGTTATAGAGGAAATTCATGTTAGGGCTCTGAGATATAGagaattgtgaatatcaaaattatacacaaaattgttcgaataatttaagatattataaaaaattaaataagtttttagttaaaaaacaGTAATACATAgacgatttataataatgacttaagaatcacgatattatgacgtttttttacaacatcatTAAGACGTCACaaaaaagatgttttaaattagacattatttggtcacgtgacgtcattgaaccagaaatgatcagttttcgacgtcaaaatgacatgtgcttgctacctgggtatacagggtgtccgataaTAATCGCCCAACCTTTcatgggcagatagagcaagtcaaaccGAATAGTAAAGTCCTAtactattttgcgattttcagaataattattgaaaaattaatttacaaaaatcggcaaatccggcgcgagtatcagccggctgcaaaaaagatggccaGAAGGACGGCCTaccgctaggccggtcgctTAATAATAACCGCTAATCTATTattcttatcaacgcttctcgtctatgcccctggtaaccgcgaggcaatggcgcctatttacgTCGCGTGCGCTTAGCGACCGTCCTTAGGGCCTTAGCAATTTTATGACGTCATTCTCTGCGTTCGAATTTCACTGCCAGTAACTACCAGTACTAAGAAATGTATAGTGTATGTAACGTAAACTATAGATTTTTAGTACTGGCAATTTACTGGCAGTGAAATTCGAACGCAGAGATTATATAGCCGGAAAtggatgaaaaaatatcttattaaatataattataatgtcaatatttaacatcattaatatataatatattaattgatgttaattaatattaagaaatcgGTGGAACGATCAGAGAAATGGTAACAATCAACACCATTCTTTCAATTATACAAACGGAAACAGGAAAAATGCACGTTATCCTGATCATAGTAGCAACAGAGAGAAGTCTCTCTCTGGTAGCAACAATCACGACTTCGATTACTCCGATGTCAGATCAAGTTATGATCAAATGTTTAACAccaattctaaaaataacaagGAACAAGAAGCGGTAAgatatgcatattaatatataattatcttttgtcctttaaaaattattatataatttatattaattatacgaattatatattgtgcGTAGTGTCTTATCCAGTGCTTCTTTAACGAATTAAATatagtaagtatatatataaaatgttacaaaatacCAACAATACAGCTAGCAGTTGGTAACTTGTTTttcaatcttaattttttttaaataggtgGATCAAAAGGGCTTCCCTAAGCAGGACTTGATTATTCAGCTTATGAcacataatttacataatttggaGTTGCAGGATTTTATAGTCGAAGGCATTATAGAGTGTTTTGATTATTTGGATTTAGACATGAGGCAAGACAAGTGTTACTATTCACAAAATCTTCTAACTTGCCTGAATGAAAAGGGAAAGAAAGTATgtctgtataattaattaatatagacttatttaaactttataagtgctcgtaataaaaaattaaggatctcaaaataaattttaaaaatatatataaattatatgtataaattaaagaaaaaaatatatatatataattatacatgtaagtttataataaaagtaaaaatttgactttttaaaattgcataagaACAGACTTCAATGatgcaaaaaaattctattctttaaaattaacatttaaattaataaaattgttcgtTTTTTTCAGAGATGTGAGGATTGGCATAATTATTAACTGTACAGATATTTTAATggtcaattaattaataagctctaaaaaaagaaaaaaaaaaacaagaaaagaggTAGTAGAAGAAATTGATTAgtctcataaaaatataatttgaaaaaatactacatacaattattataagaagCATTATAGAACATAtgattgtacaaaatatatacataataaattaatatattattaatatattctctcttaataTTACCAATATTATAACATGTACATATACTGTATATACTAGATTCTCATGTAGATAACTGTATTAGTTGTTTTCATTTCTCTCATAAAAGCATGTATAGATtaccttatatataatagacctttttttataaaaggcACTACTAAaacatcattatcattatattaaaataagaaaattttccggatattatttttatatacaatgagCGTTACTTCCTTTTCTTTAAATCTTCAAATCGTTTCATCAAGTCATCGAAATCAATATCATCATTCTCAGGCGGATTTGCAGACGAATCATTATTCTCTGTTGGTACTGCGGGCAAATCCGGGAGTTCATAGTTGTTTATTGGCATTTTAGATCTTGGTTGAGGTTTCGGTTTTTCATCcgactaaaaaaagaaatgtacacAGATTATTTATGGAAGGATGGAATTTTATgagattacaataaattattttttttaaataaatgtatattttaaacatatatttaataaatgattgattaaataataaattgtttgaataaatattatctttattttaataattttgataatttacaataaaatttttaaaaacttataattttacctGTTTGTTTAAATCAGGTGGAAAATCAGATTGGTATGGTGGTGGCAGATCCtcctaattaataattttatacatattattatggataaattatttcattatcaaattattaacttattagtaataaataatattatttataaaattgttaataataaagacaaaTTACTCACGTGTTTATTCGAGTTAGCATTATCCAAAGGTATGTTATATGAAAATGAAGCAGGATTGAAAGGAGTATTCTGATCCTTCTCAATCGAAAGTGGAGACGTTGGAGATACGAATCCTATAGATGAAGCGCCTTTTTCTGAATCCtagaatattatgatatataatacgaAACAATATAGTgacaaaaaatagataaaagattattcctttataaatTGTGTCAAATTtggttatttataaaaattag from Anoplolepis gracilipes unplaced genomic scaffold, ASM4749672v1 Contig20, whole genome shotgun sequence carries:
- the LOC140675671 gene encoding uncharacterized protein isoform X3, giving the protein MIKVIFIALCCLFLVKSTISLKCKTGVQQTNQFRKILQVCKKRSSDNNYSHDSSLNGEDNNDDDENDDSLGANIDTKFFLIGGNKFYNTQSWEDSNNNRNRWNDQRNGNNQHHSFNYTNGNRKNARYPDHSSNREKSLSGSNNHDFDYSDVRSSYDQMFNTNSKNNKEQEACLIQCFFNELNIVDQKGFPKQDLIIQLMTHNLHNLELQDFIVEGIIECFDYLDLDMRQDKCYYSQNLLTCLNEKGKKRCEDWHNY
- the LOC140675671 gene encoding uncharacterized protein isoform X2, translating into MIKSSGILTTPPRWNLLLLLPIDLPKSYCSLLKSLKCKTGVQQTNQFRKILQVCKKRSSDNNYSHDSSLNGEDNNDDDENDDSLGANIDTKFFLIGGNKFYNTQSWEDSNNNRNRWNDQRNGNNQHHSFNYTNGNRKNARYPDHSSNREKSLSGSNNHDFDYSDVRSSYDQMFNTNSKNNKEQEACLIQCFFNELNIVDQKGFPKQDLIIQLMTHNLHNLELQDFIVEGIIECFDYLDLDMRQDKCYYSQNLLTCLNEKGKKRCEDWHNY